One part of the Mauremys mutica isolate MM-2020 ecotype Southern chromosome 21, ASM2049712v1, whole genome shotgun sequence genome encodes these proteins:
- the THAP3 gene encoding THAP domain-containing protein 3 isoform X4 has translation MPKSCAALRCSNRYSSRCRQQLTFHRFPFSRPELLARWVGNIGRGDFQPSSHTVLCSQHFQPDCFSAFGNRTNLKPNAVPTLFAFPRTVRDFTRTEDGRRLDEETVLHQEPQPSRTEEPIEEVSTTKATEVEGWLLQSRPPVQRHHPVQTSDHNYAVSDCASLKQKLFQALEENEKLQKRLKVKSMALRRMFVRLQACKKEQQKHQARQPVGREQGLTF, from the exons ATGCCCAAATCGTGCGCGGCGCTCCGGTGCAGTAACCGCTATAGCAGCCGCTGCCGGCAGCAGCTCACCTTCCACAG GTTCCCGTTCAGCCGGCCCGAGCTGCTGGCGCGCTGGGTGGGGAACATTGGCCGTGGCGATTTCCAGCCCAGCTCGCACACGGTGCTCTGCTCGCAGCACTTCCAGCCTGACTGCTTCAGCGCCTTCGGCAACCGCACCAACCTCAAGCCCAACGCCGTGCCCACGCTCTTCGCCTTCCCCCGCACCGTCAGG GACTTTACAAGGACAGAGGATGGAAGGAGATTAGATGAAGAAACTGTTCTACATCAAGAGCCCCAACCCAGTAGAACAGAGGAACCAATAGAAGAG GTTAGCACAACTAAGGCAACAGAAGTGGAGGGCTGGCTGCTGCAATCCAGGCCCCCAGTGCAGAGACACCACCCAGTTCAGACCTCAGATCACAACTATGCTGTCAGTGACTGTGCTTCcttaaaacaaaaacttttccAGGCACTAGAGGAAAATGAAAAACTGCAAAAACGCCTGAAGGTTAAAAGCATGGCACTGAGGAGGATGTTTGTGCGGCTCCAGGCCTGCAAAAAGGAGCAGCAAAAACACCAGGCCAGACAGCCTGTGGGGAGGGAACAGGGCCTGACTTTTTGA
- the THAP3 gene encoding THAP domain-containing protein 3 isoform X2: MPKSCAALRCSNRYSSRCRQQLTFHRFPFSRPELLARWVGNIGRGDFQPSSHTVLCSQHFQPDCFSAFGNRTNLKPNAVPTLFAFPRTVRQIRKEKSPLHDAEDSKLPKDFTRTEDGRRLDEETVLHQEPQPSRTEEPIEEVSTTKATEVEGWLLQSRPPVQRHHPVQTSDHNYAVSDCASLKQKLFQALEENEKLQKRLKVKSMALRRMFVRLQACKKEQQKHQARQPVGREQGLTF, translated from the exons ATGCCCAAATCGTGCGCGGCGCTCCGGTGCAGTAACCGCTATAGCAGCCGCTGCCGGCAGCAGCTCACCTTCCACAG GTTCCCGTTCAGCCGGCCCGAGCTGCTGGCGCGCTGGGTGGGGAACATTGGCCGTGGCGATTTCCAGCCCAGCTCGCACACGGTGCTCTGCTCGCAGCACTTCCAGCCTGACTGCTTCAGCGCCTTCGGCAACCGCACCAACCTCAAGCCCAACGCCGTGCCCACGCTCTTCGCCTTCCCCCGCACCGTCAGG CAAATCAGGAAGGAGAAGAGCCCTCTACATGATGCTGAAGATTCCAAATTGCCTAAG GACTTTACAAGGACAGAGGATGGAAGGAGATTAGATGAAGAAACTGTTCTACATCAAGAGCCCCAACCCAGTAGAACAGAGGAACCAATAGAAGAG GTTAGCACAACTAAGGCAACAGAAGTGGAGGGCTGGCTGCTGCAATCCAGGCCCCCAGTGCAGAGACACCACCCAGTTCAGACCTCAGATCACAACTATGCTGTCAGTGACTGTGCTTCcttaaaacaaaaacttttccAGGCACTAGAGGAAAATGAAAAACTGCAAAAACGCCTGAAGGTTAAAAGCATGGCACTGAGGAGGATGTTTGTGCGGCTCCAGGCCTGCAAAAAGGAGCAGCAAAAACACCAGGCCAGACAGCCTGTGGGGAGGGAACAGGGCCTGACTTTTTGA
- the THAP3 gene encoding THAP domain-containing protein 3 isoform X3 — protein sequence MPKSCAALRCSNRYSSRCRQQLTFHRYRGPALHPLRFPFSRPELLARWVGNIGRGDFQPSSHTVLCSQHFQPDCFSAFGNRTNLKPNAVPTLFAFPRTVRDFTRTEDGRRLDEETVLHQEPQPSRTEEPIEEVSTTKATEVEGWLLQSRPPVQRHHPVQTSDHNYAVSDCASLKQKLFQALEENEKLQKRLKVKSMALRRMFVRLQACKKEQQKHQARQPVGREQGLTF from the exons ATGCCCAAATCGTGCGCGGCGCTCCGGTGCAGTAACCGCTATAGCAGCCGCTGCCGGCAGCAGCTCACCTTCCACAGGTACCGGGGCCCGGCCCTCCATCCCCTCAG GTTCCCGTTCAGCCGGCCCGAGCTGCTGGCGCGCTGGGTGGGGAACATTGGCCGTGGCGATTTCCAGCCCAGCTCGCACACGGTGCTCTGCTCGCAGCACTTCCAGCCTGACTGCTTCAGCGCCTTCGGCAACCGCACCAACCTCAAGCCCAACGCCGTGCCCACGCTCTTCGCCTTCCCCCGCACCGTCAGG GACTTTACAAGGACAGAGGATGGAAGGAGATTAGATGAAGAAACTGTTCTACATCAAGAGCCCCAACCCAGTAGAACAGAGGAACCAATAGAAGAG GTTAGCACAACTAAGGCAACAGAAGTGGAGGGCTGGCTGCTGCAATCCAGGCCCCCAGTGCAGAGACACCACCCAGTTCAGACCTCAGATCACAACTATGCTGTCAGTGACTGTGCTTCcttaaaacaaaaacttttccAGGCACTAGAGGAAAATGAAAAACTGCAAAAACGCCTGAAGGTTAAAAGCATGGCACTGAGGAGGATGTTTGTGCGGCTCCAGGCCTGCAAAAAGGAGCAGCAAAAACACCAGGCCAGACAGCCTGTGGGGAGGGAACAGGGCCTGACTTTTTGA
- the THAP3 gene encoding THAP domain-containing protein 3 isoform X1, with amino-acid sequence MPKSCAALRCSNRYSSRCRQQLTFHRYRGPALHPLRFPFSRPELLARWVGNIGRGDFQPSSHTVLCSQHFQPDCFSAFGNRTNLKPNAVPTLFAFPRTVRQIRKEKSPLHDAEDSKLPKDFTRTEDGRRLDEETVLHQEPQPSRTEEPIEEVSTTKATEVEGWLLQSRPPVQRHHPVQTSDHNYAVSDCASLKQKLFQALEENEKLQKRLKVKSMALRRMFVRLQACKKEQQKHQARQPVGREQGLTF; translated from the exons ATGCCCAAATCGTGCGCGGCGCTCCGGTGCAGTAACCGCTATAGCAGCCGCTGCCGGCAGCAGCTCACCTTCCACAGGTACCGGGGCCCGGCCCTCCATCCCCTCAG GTTCCCGTTCAGCCGGCCCGAGCTGCTGGCGCGCTGGGTGGGGAACATTGGCCGTGGCGATTTCCAGCCCAGCTCGCACACGGTGCTCTGCTCGCAGCACTTCCAGCCTGACTGCTTCAGCGCCTTCGGCAACCGCACCAACCTCAAGCCCAACGCCGTGCCCACGCTCTTCGCCTTCCCCCGCACCGTCAGG CAAATCAGGAAGGAGAAGAGCCCTCTACATGATGCTGAAGATTCCAAATTGCCTAAG GACTTTACAAGGACAGAGGATGGAAGGAGATTAGATGAAGAAACTGTTCTACATCAAGAGCCCCAACCCAGTAGAACAGAGGAACCAATAGAAGAG GTTAGCACAACTAAGGCAACAGAAGTGGAGGGCTGGCTGCTGCAATCCAGGCCCCCAGTGCAGAGACACCACCCAGTTCAGACCTCAGATCACAACTATGCTGTCAGTGACTGTGCTTCcttaaaacaaaaacttttccAGGCACTAGAGGAAAATGAAAAACTGCAAAAACGCCTGAAGGTTAAAAGCATGGCACTGAGGAGGATGTTTGTGCGGCTCCAGGCCTGCAAAAAGGAGCAGCAAAAACACCAGGCCAGACAGCCTGTGGGGAGGGAACAGGGCCTGACTTTTTGA